The sequence AATTACTCTACCAAGCACTCGCGGTTAAGGGACATAATGCCATCATCCACTACCTTCCTTTGGCGCGTACATTTCATGAGCTAAAAGAAGGCAAACTCGATGGTATTATCAATATAAAAGAAGGCATGTTAGATAATGTCTTTTATTCTGATGTGGTCATTAGCTATCAAAACTGTGCCATTAGCCTCGAATCAAATCGATTTAATATCAATAGCATAAGTGATTTAAGTGACAAACAAGTCGTCGCTTTTCAGCGTGCATCAAGCATGTTAGGAGAAGAGTTTGGCCAAATGGCTAAAGCCAATACTGGCTATAAAGAACAAGCTCGACAACTACAACAGGTTTATATGTTGATGAAGCATAGAGCCGATGTGGTGGTGATGGATAAAAATATTTTTAAATACTATTTAAAGCAGGCTTATCTGGATGGGCGATTGAACAGCAAGGAATTACAACAACAAGCCATTTGCCACAAAGTATTCCCCCCGACTGAATATCGTTTTGCGTTTCTGAGCGCACAAATTCGGGATGATTTTAATGCGGGTCTTAAGCACATTACCCAAGACGGTAGCTTGCAAGCATTACAGGAAAAATACCGCCGCCTCATGTCCCTAGAACATGAAGCGGAGGCATCAACCAAAATAATAGAACGTAACCCCATCGGAAATGATGCGCTCTAACCGCCGCCAATAGAAAAATTACTTAACGACAAGCACAGGACATACCGCGCCATTTGCCACAGCTTCAGCGACATTAGTATGTAAAAAGTGTGATAACCCACTCCGTCCATGACTGGCAATCACCACCATGCCAATATCTTTACCGTTCGCTTCCTCTAAAATTTGATCGACAGGATCACCACGGCGGATCAAAGTACTAATTGGAAGATCCGTTTTTAGTTTATCTAGCAATGCTTGCATTTTATTGGCCGCCGCATCTTCCATACTCTTAGCCAGCTCTTCAGGTGTGATGGATAAAATCATAAAGTTTTCATCACCAATAGGCTGCTCAACCACGTGTAGAATTTTTAGACCAACATTATACAAATTAGCCATTTCAATAGCATAACTTAGTGCATGGGCCGCAGTTTCCGAGAAATCTGTGGGCCAGAGTATTTGACCTTTACGCATAATCTGTACTCCTTCTATGGCGCAACTGAATTACTAAGTGAAGGTAAAACTTAGGTAATAGAACTAATCTCGTAACCAAGCTACCGCATCACCATTATCGACAAAAAACCTTACCTCAGCAGGTGTAAACCAGTTTGCCAACTTAGCCAACACTTCCTGCAATGTTGTCTTACCGACAATGGCAATTTTCTCGAAATGGCGAATATGCTTCACCCCAAGTTTAATATCGTCCCAAGCGGCTTGTAGTTCCAAGCCATCCAACTCAGTGACATCAACCAAGGCGAAGATATCGGGATCTTTTACGCCTGCCAGTGCCGATTCCAACACGGGCACCATCCTTTCGTAGTCTTGGTGAGTTAAGGTACCAATAGCTTTAAAGGCAACGAAAAAATCATCATCACCATAACGCTCAATACCGATCGAAATTCCGTGCTTTAACAAAGTCATACATACTCCTTATGTGAGAACCTTTGATTCAGTGTAGAAGCTAACGCTATAACAAGCCGTGATCTTGCTCAAAAATACACCAGATATCTTGCGCTACCTCAACAAGCAAGCTAGGATAAACCGACTAATCAGTCGGTACTTATTTAAGATTCAATTGTAAGAGTTGAATCTTAAATAAGTACCCAATAAGACTTGCTTACCACTTCGCAAGGAGCAACCACTATGAATATGGCTACTGACCACCTTAATACCTCACCGCTGACTCAGTTGCTCCAACGTCAACGCAGCAGTTACTTCACCAATCCGAACCCCGATTACGCTACGCGAGTGGAGCAATTAACTCGACTTAAAGCGGCCATACTGCAATTTCAAACACCCTTGGTCGATGCCTTAAGCCAAGATTATGGCCATAGATCGATTGATGACAGCCTAATATCTGACATTATGCCAGTCATTAACAACATCAATTACTGTTTGAAAAACTTAAAAAAATGGCTCAAACCTAGTGTTCGTCATGCAGGGATCTTACTCGCTCCTGCCAACGTCACTGTGCATTATCAACCTTTGGGGGTTATCGGCATTATCGTGCCATGGAATTTCCCCGTGATGCTGTCGCTTGGCCCACTTGCCGCCATCATTGCCGCGGGTAATCATGCCATGCTCAAAATGTCTGAATTTACCCCAGCGACCAATCAAGTGATCAAACAGTTATTGGCACAGGTTTTCGATGAATCCTATGTCGCGGTCATCGAAGGTGAAGCGGATATTGCCGCCCAATTTTCTGCCCTGCCCTTCGATCACTTGCTCTTTACTGGCTCCACTACAGTGGGTCGCCATGTGATGCGCGCCGCTGCCAATAACCTTACCCCTGTAACACTCGAGCTAGGCGGTAAATCGCCTGTGATTATCGCCCCTGATATGCCGCTCGAGACAGCGGTAGAACGAATGATTTACGGTAAGTGCCTAAATGCAGGGCAAATCTGTGTCGCCCCAGATTATGTACTCTGCCCTAAAGCCAAAGTGGATGGCTTCATCACGGCCTACCAAGCCAAGTTTCAATCCATGTACGGTACGATTAACCACAACAAAGACTATGGCAGCATCATTAACACACGCCAGTTTGACCGCTTGATGACAGTGCTCGAAGACGCCAAAGCAAAAGGCGCCCGTGTTATTTCTGCGACTGACGAAGCCATAGATAGCCAAAACCGCAAAATTGCGACTCAGTTGATAACGAACACCACTGAAGACATGCTATTGATGCAAGAGGAAATATTTGGTCCATTGCTGCCGATTATTGGTTATGACTCGCTAGATGAAGCGATTCAATA is a genomic window of Shewanella putrefaciens containing:
- a CDS encoding universal stress protein; translated protein: MRKGQILWPTDFSETAAHALSYAIEMANLYNVGLKILHVVEQPIGDENFMILSITPEELAKSMEDAAANKMQALLDKLKTDLPISTLIRRGDPVDQILEEANGKDIGMVVIASHGRSGLSHFLHTNVAEAVANGAVCPVLVVK
- a CDS encoding SpoIIAA family protein, with protein sequence MTLLKHGISIGIERYGDDDFFVAFKAIGTLTHQDYERMVPVLESALAGVKDPDIFALVDVTELDGLELQAAWDDIKLGVKHIRHFEKIAIVGKTTLQEVLAKLANWFTPAEVRFFVDNGDAVAWLRD
- a CDS encoding coniferyl aldehyde dehydrogenase; this translates as MNMATDHLNTSPLTQLLQRQRSSYFTNPNPDYATRVEQLTRLKAAILQFQTPLVDALSQDYGHRSIDDSLISDIMPVINNINYCLKNLKKWLKPSVRHAGILLAPANVTVHYQPLGVIGIIVPWNFPVMLSLGPLAAIIAAGNHAMLKMSEFTPATNQVIKQLLAQVFDESYVAVIEGEADIAAQFSALPFDHLLFTGSTTVGRHVMRAAANNLTPVTLELGGKSPVIIAPDMPLETAVERMIYGKCLNAGQICVAPDYVLCPKAKVDGFITAYQAKFQSMYGTINHNKDYGSIINTRQFDRLMTVLEDAKAKGARVISATDEAIDSQNRKIATQLITNTTEDMLLMQEEIFGPLLPIIGYDSLDEAIQYINHRARPLALYVMSFDKPTQQKILQQTHSGGVCINETVFHVAADDAPFGGIGPSGMGHYHGKEGFLTFSHAKTVLSRGRFNTGKFVHPPYGTFIQRILMKLFLR
- a CDS encoding substrate-binding periplasmic protein, which gives rise to MTLDKDKPHHSGIRYNHYKLMGLMALCSYQTGNTAELSIGVSLSIPPYVIQETNSGLELELLYQALAVKGHNAIIHYLPLARTFHELKEGKLDGIINIKEGMLDNVFYSDVVISYQNCAISLESNRFNINSISDLSDKQVVAFQRASSMLGEEFGQMAKANTGYKEQARQLQQVYMLMKHRADVVVMDKNIFKYYLKQAYLDGRLNSKELQQQAICHKVFPPTEYRFAFLSAQIRDDFNAGLKHITQDGSLQALQEKYRRLMSLEHEAEASTKIIERNPIGNDAL